Proteins found in one Zea mays cultivar B73 chromosome 1, Zm-B73-REFERENCE-NAM-5.0, whole genome shotgun sequence genomic segment:
- the LOC100383095 gene encoding putative protein of unknown function (DUF594) domain family protein, giving the protein MLVFVSGIIKYGERVWALKSASRKGLDKTSANPSSHEDTIDDVLTCTKESYALWTVLIARGFFVGRTMLLMGQGPASTLWFYFKTKYQGREEKLKMVMMELGMMFDLLYTKANVLQRRIGVLFLCASQALMVVALVLFMIRREEGAHNNKVNVAITYTLFSGAIFVETCCVAAAIASPWTRAHLKESSCLHGLSDSLFEAVHLCKSTANNMAQFNLLDHCISVNSKPRVFSKALSAIGLDKQWYVHHMDKQCYWWIINRVLEHLATLPDEFSGLATVHFTINAPTEHPVWFNQLSTSFEQVLYGLHLYTDLHLSRHFNNCSTGSVVQPPPPEIMRLKEECETLSNYMMYLMVVHPSMLPVNTVAAGDLVQQLIGWVTNHPGHGATTTKLAILRGYSRTFYILGIDEPGQHRSFYYLHHLLTQIKEMWVRLLMYAAGKCSGEVHARQLGEGRELITFVWLLMLHHGLGDMAAEFKLLRSNDPNVAERGAWIVSPPGNYQEPTCAFNHVTFVVHCKRNVSMLFTHTLQQFFL; this is encoded by the coding sequence ATGCTGGTGTTCGTTTCTGGGATTATCAAGTATGGGGAGAGGGTGTGGGCTCTGAAGAGTGCGAGCCGAAAGGGCCTTGACAAGACATCAGCTAATCCCAGTTCACATGAAGACACAATCGATGATGTATTGACTTGTACCAAGGAATCATATGCTCTTTGGACGGTGCTTATAGCTCGAGGATTTTTTGTGGGGCGAACTATGCTCCTGATGGGACAGGGGCCTGCATCAACACTATGGTTTTATTTCAAGACAAAGTATCAAGGTAGAGAAGAGAAGCTGAAGATGGTAATGATGGAGCTTGGCATGATGTTCGATCTCCTCTACACCAAAGCCAACGTGCTCCAGAGAAGGATTGGTGTCCTATTCCTGTGTGCTTCCCAGGCCTTGATGGTCGTTGCCCTGGTTCTCTTCATGATACGACGTGAGGAAGGCGCCCACAATAACAAGGTTAATGTCGCGATTACCTACACATTATTCAGTGGCGCCATTTTTGTGGAGACCTGCTGTGTTGCTGCGGCGATTGCGTCGCCTTGGACAAGGGCACACTTGAAGGAGAGCAGCTGCCTTCATGGTCTCAGTGACTCCTTGTTTGAGGCTGTTCATCTGTGCAAATCCACCGCTAATAACATGGCACAGTTTAACTTATTGGATCACTGCATCTCTGTCAACTCCAAACCAAGAGTTTTCTCAAAGGCCCTCAGTGCTATTGGTCTGGATAAGCAATGGTACGTCCACCACATGGATAAGCAATGCTACTGGTGGATTATCAACCGTGTTTTGGAACATTTGGCCACATTGCCCGACGAATTCTCAGGTCTAGCAACTGTACACTTTACAATTAATGCACCCACTGAACATCCAGTATGGTTCAACCAGCTGAGTACATCCTTCGAGCAAGTCCTCTACGGCTTACACCTATACACTGACCTACATCTAAGCAGGCACTTCAACAACTGCAGCACGGGTAGCGTCGTACAACCACCTCCACCTGAGATTATGCGACTTAAGGAAGAATGCGAGACACTATCAAACTACATGATGTACCTGATGGTGGTGCATCCTTCCATGTTGCCAGTCAACACAGTTGCGGCAGGAGATCTTGTTCAACAACTTATTGGCTGGGTTACTAACCACCCTGGACATGGGGCGACGACGACCAAGCTAGCAATTCTGCGAGGGTACTCAAGGACCTTTTACATTCTGGGCATAGACGAACCAGGCCAACACAGATCATTTTATTATTTGCATCACTTACTTACGCAGATCAAGGAGATGTGGGTGAGGCTTCTCATGTATGCTGCTGGCAAATGCAGCGGAGAGGTGCACGCACGCCAACTTGGTGAAGgacgtgagctcatcacctttgtCTGGCTACTCATGCTGCATCATGGACTTGGAGACATGGCAGCTGAGTTCAAGCTTTTAAGATCTAATGATCCAAATGTAGCCGAGCGGGGGGCGTGGATTGTTTCACCTCCAGGAAATTATCAAGAGCCGACTTGTGCCTTCAACCACGTGACCTTTGTAGTCCATTGTAAAAGAAATGTCTCTATGCTCTTTACTCATACATTACAACAATTTTTTTTGTAA
- the LOC107521955 gene encoding uncharacterized protein LOC107521955 precursor, which yields MGIRRARRFLFLAAAVLLLHAPLPATSADLYALIYKGCANQSFPGGVAPPSVAALSTTLSAQSASAKFYKTSSSSSAASSSTSVFGLFQCRGDLSASDCAACVSRAMSSWPGVCGASVAARVQLAGCLALYEVSGFPQVSGVQMLFKTCGTGSGGGGGDFEMRRDTAFSALEGGVATSSGGFVATSYQAVYAMAQCEGDLSTGDCSQCVTQAVQHVEVECGGAPSGQVYLDKCYISYSYYPHGVPHGGGTGGQQTAKTVAIVLGGAVGLGFVVICLLFARSLVKKKDGDY from the exons ATGGGCATTCGCAGAGCTCGCCGGTTCCTCTTCCTGGccgccgccgtcttgctgctccacgCGCCGCTGCCCGCGACGTCCGCCGACCTCTACGCGCTCATCTACAAGGGCTGCGCCAACCAGAGCTTCCCGGGCGGGGTGGCGCCCCCGAGCGTCGCCGCGCTCTCCACCACGCTCTCGGCGCAGTCCGCCTCCGCCAAGTTCTACAAGACCTCCTCCTCGTCCTCGgcggcctcctcctccacctccgtcTTCGGCCTCTTCCAGTGCCGCGGGGACCTCTCGGCCTCCGACTGCGCCGCCTGCGTCTCCCGCGCCATGTCCTCCTGGCCCGGCGTCTGCGGCGCCTCCGTCGCCGCGCGGGTCCAGCTCGCCGGCTGCCTCGCGCTCTACGAGGTGTCCGGCTTCCCCCAGGTCTCCGGCGTCCAGATGCTCTTCAAGACCTGCGGcaccggcagcggcggcggcggcggcgacttcGAGATGCGCAGGGACACCGCCTTCTCCGCGCTCGAGGGCGGCGTCGCCACCAGCTCCGGCGGCTTCGTCGCCACCAGCTACCAGGCCGTCTACGCCATGGCGCAGTGCGAGGGCGACCTCTCCACGGGGGACTGCAGCCAGTGCGTCACCCAGGCCGTGCAGCACGTCGAGGTCGAGTGCGGCGGCGCGCCCTCCGGCCAGGTCTACCTCGACAAGTGCTACATCAGCTACAGCTACTACCCCCACGGCGTGCCCCACGGCGGCGGCACCGGAG GGCAGCAGACAGCAAAGACTGTAGCCATTGTGCTCGGGGGAGCCGTAGGCCTGGGTTTCGTGGTCATCTGCTTGCTTTTCGCCAGGAGCCtggtcaagaagaaggatggtg ATTACTGA